The genomic region GGCGGCGGACGCCCGGCGGGCGCCGCCGTGCCCGCACGGCCAGATCGCCGTGGACCCTGCCGCCCCCGCTCCCGGAGGCGTCGGTGCCGCCACCCCCGGCGCCACCGCCCTCCGTTCCGCCACCCTTGGTGCCGGAGGCGTCGGTGCCGCCGTCGTCCGTGCCGAGCAGCCGCATCGTCCCGGAGGACGGCGCGCGCAGGCCCGCCAGTGACCAGGCCAGCGTCGACTTGCCGCTGCCCGACTCCCCGACCAGGGCCAGCACCTCGCCCCGGCGCAGACCGAGCGAGACGCCGCCGACGGCGCGGTGGGCGCCGTAGTCGATCGTCACGTCGCGCAGGGACACCACCTCGGGCGCGTCGTCGGGGACCGGAACGCGCTCGCGCACGGTCCGCGTCCCGTCCTCGGCGACCTCGGCCAGCCCCCGGTCACCGACTCTCGGCACGCTCGCGAGCAGGCGGCGCGTGTACGGGTGCCGCGGCGCGTCGAACAGCTCGGCCGCCCCGGCCGCCTCCACGACCTCGCCCTCGCGCATGACCACGACCTGGCCGGCCATCCGGGCGACGACGCCCAGGTCGTGGCTGACCAGGACCGACGTCAGCCCGAACTCCTCGCCCAGCCCGGCGACCAGGTCCAGGATCCGTGCCTGGGTGACCACGTCCAGCGCGGTCGTGGGCTCGTCCAGCACCAGCACCTTGGGCCGCGCCGCCAGCGCCATGGCGATCGCCACCCGCTGCTGCTGACCGCCGGAGAGCTGGTGCGGGTACCGGCGCACGATCCCCTCGGGATCGGGCAGCCCGACCTTCTCCACCAGCGAGCGGACCCGTTCCCGACGCTGCCCGCGGGTCAGGCCCTGTGTCAGCAGGGACTCCTCGATCTGTGTACCGACACGCATCGACGGCGTGAGCGCGTGCCCCGCGTTCTGCCCCACCATCGCGATGTCCCGGGTGCGCAGCTCCCGCAGGCCGCGCTGGTCCAGCGACAGGACGTCCCTGCCGTCGACCACGACCCGGCCGCCGGTGACCCGCGAACCGTGCCGCAGGTGGCCGAGCAGGGCCCCGGCGACGGTGGACTTGCCGCTGCCGGACTCGCCGACCACGGCCACCGTCTGCCCGGCCGCCGCCTCGAAGGACACCTCGCGCACCACGGTCACGTCGCCGCCGCCGGAGCGGTAGGCCACGGACAGCCCCTCGACGCGCACCAGGGGTCCGGACTCGGCGCTGCTCATGAGCTCTCCTTCACACGGTCGACGCCCCAGGCCCGGGACAGGCCGTCGGCGGACAGGTTCAGCCCGACGACCAGGGTCGCCAGGGCGATGATCGGGGCGAGCGTCGCCCACGGCACCACGACCATGGCGGTGCGGTTCTCGGCGACCATCAGCCCCCAGTCGGGGGTGGGCGGGTTGGCGCCGAACCCGAGGAAGGACAGCGAGCTGATCAGCAGCACCACCCACGAGGCGCGCATCGCGAACTCCACCGACACCACGTGCGCGATGTTCGGCAGGACCTCGCGGACCAGGATGGAGACGGTGCGCTCACCGCGTGCCCGTGCGGCGGTCACGTAGTCGAGCGGGGCCACGCCGAGCGCGGCGGCGCGCACCACGCGCACCACCTGGGGCGCGTACACCACGGTCACGGCGAGGACGATCACCGAGGGCCCGGCCCCGAGCACGGTCACCACGACCAGCAGCGCCAGGATCGGCGGGATGGCCAGGATCGCGTCGAGCACGCGCATGAGCGCGTCGTCGAGCCACCCGCCCTTGAGCGCGGCCGCGCAGCCCACGACGGTGCCCAGGGCCACCGCGCAGGCCGTCGCGGCGAACGACACCATCAGCGCGTAGCGGCCGCCGTACAGCACCCGGCTCAGCACGTCCCGGCCGTAGGCGTCGGTGCCGGCCCAGTGGTCGGCACTCGCGCCGAGCAGCGCGCTGTCGGGAACGTTGGCCGTGGGGGAGTACGGGGTGAGCAGCGGTGCCAGCAGGGCCAGCAGCACGTGCAGGGCGACCAGGGACAGGCCGACCACGGCGGGGGTGGACCGCGCCAGCGAGCGCAGTGTCGTGCGGACCGTTCCGGCGGGCCGGGCGGCCCCGGCGGCCCCGGCCGCGTTCGTGGCCCCGGTGGCCCCGGTGGCCCCGGTGGTCTCGGCGGGCCGGGCGGCCCCGTGCGGGGACTCGCTCATCGGGCGCTCCTCTCTCCGGTGCGCAGGCGCGGGTTGAGCGCCATCGCCCCCAGGTCGGCGGCGAGGTTGCACAGCACGTACACGGCCGCGCTGACCACGGCGATGGCCTGTAGCACCGGCAGGTCGCGGTTGTGCACGGCCTCCAGCAGCATCCGGCCGACACCGGGGTAGTTGAAGACGTTCTCGACCACCGCGACACCGCCGACCAGCCACGCCACGTTCATCGCGATCACGTTCAGCGTGGGCAGCAGCGCGCTGGGCAGGGCGTGGCGCACCACGACCCGGCCCGTGCCCAGGCCCTTGAGCCGGGCGGTGGTGACGAACTCGCTCGCCATGACGTCGATGACACTGGTCCTGGTCATCCGCACGATGTAGGCGGTCATCACCACCGACAGCGCGATGGTGGGCAGGACGACCGCGGGCAGCAGGTCCACGACCGGGGCGGACGCCTCGTCCAGGACGACGGCGGGCAGGACCGGCACGGTGATCGACAGCGCCAGCACGAGCAGGGTCGCCACGACGAACTCCGGCACGCTCATCCCGACCAGCGTCAGGGTGGAGATCACCGTGTCCGGCCAGCGGTCCCGGTACAGGCCGGCGACGACGCCCAGCACGATCGAGGAGGTGACCGCGACGGCGATGGTGGCGACCGCGATCAGCATGGTGTTGCGCAGGTGCAACCACAGGGTCGGGGCGACCGGCTCACCGGACACCAGGGACACGCCGAAGTCGCCGCGCACCGCGCCGGTGATCCAGTCGACGAACCGCAGGACGGCCGGGCGGTTCAGGCCCATCTGCTCGCGCAGCGCGGCGACGGCGTCCGGGGTGGCGTCCTGGCCGAGCACCTGGGTGGCCACGTCGCCCGGGAGCAGCTGGACGGCGGCGAACACGATCACCGACGCCAGGAGCACGGTGACGACCGCGGACAGCAGCCGCCTGGAGATGTAGAGGAGCATCAGGGCCTCAATCCGATGTTGAGGTAGTCGAACTCGAAACCGGACTCGTGGTAGTTGAGGACGTCCCGGGAGATGCCGACCAGCCGGTCGGCGAACATCGGGGTCATCGCTCCGCCCTCGTCCACGACCATCCGCTGGGCATCCTGGTACAGGGTCCGGCGGCGGTCCTCGTCGGCCGTGGCGCGGGCGGCGTCGAGCAGGCCGTCGAAGGCGTCGTTCGCCCAGGCGGTCTCGTTGTAGGAGGAGCCGCTGCGGAAGACCTGGTTGAGCAGCTGGTCGGCCGGGCGCCCGGTGTACCAGTACGTCGACATCAGCGGCTTCTGCATCCAGATCTGGGTGTAGTACGAGTCCGCCGAGGTGTTGCGGACGGTGATGTCGATCCCGGCCTCGGCCACGGAGTCGCGGTAGGCCAGCGCCATGGGGGTGAACACCGGGTCGTAGCCGGAGGTGTAGAGCTCCACGCTCAGGCCCTCGTGCCCGGCCTCGGCGAGCAGCGCGCGGGCCCGGTCCGGGTCGCGTTCGACCGCGTAGTCGGTCCAGTAGGGCGTCCCGGGCGGGACCGGGTTGTCGTTGCCGGGTACGCCGGTGCCCTGGAGGGCCACGTCGATGACGTGCCGCGGGTCGTAGGCCAGCTTCATCGCCCGGCGCACGCGCACGTCGGTGAACGGCTCGGCCGTGGTGAGCATCGGGAGCACGTACCACTGGGCGTTGACCGAGCGGGCGATGGTCGCCCGGTCGGAGGCCTCGACGACACGGGCGGTGGCGAAGTCCAGGTTGGTCTGCGAGATGAGGTCGACCTGGCCGGCCAGCAGCGCGTTGGTCCGCGCCTGGATGTCGGTCATCGAGAACATCTCGATGGCGTCCAGGGCGGGCGGCCCCTCCCAGTGGTCGTCGTAGGCGACGATCCGGCCCCGGCCGCCGGGGGAGAAGGAGTCGAGGCGGAAGGGGCCGGTGCCGATGCCGGTCGACCCGATCGTGTTGCCGTCGCCGTCGGGGACGACGTAGCAGTTGTAGTTCGTGAGGAGCGCGGGGAACTCGAAGTTGGGCGTGGTGAGCTCGACCACCAGCACGCCCGGCTCGGGGGTGTGCACACGGCTCGGGTCGATCAGCGGGCCCAGGACCGTGCCCTGCGGCGAGGCGAGGTCGGGATCGACGATCCGGCGCAGCGTGTAGGCGGCGTCCGCGGAGGTGAAGCGGCGGCCGTCGTGGAAGCGGACCCCGTCGCGCAGCCGGAAGGTCCACACCAGGCCGGCGTCGTCGGACTCCCACTCGGTGGCCAGGTCGGGAGCGGTGTGCCCCTCCGCGTCCATGCGGACCAGTCGGCTGTACAGGGCCCCGAGGTACTCGTAGGCGGACAGGGAACTGGCCGGGTCCAGGGTCTCGGCCTGCGACGCGGGCGGACGGGCCATGCGCAGAACGCCGCCGTCGGCGGTGGTCCCGGTGGCGGCGGCCTCGGGGAGCGCAGGGGCCGCCCTCGGGCCGGACGCGGTACAGCCGGGG from Nocardiopsis aegyptia harbors:
- a CDS encoding dipeptide ABC transporter ATP-binding protein, which encodes MSSAESGPLVRVEGLSVAYRSGGGDVTVVREVSFEAAAGQTVAVVGESGSGKSTVAGALLGHLRHGSRVTGGRVVVDGRDVLSLDQRGLRELRTRDIAMVGQNAGHALTPSMRVGTQIEESLLTQGLTRGQRRERVRSLVEKVGLPDPEGIVRRYPHQLSGGQQQRVAIAMALAARPKVLVLDEPTTALDVVTQARILDLVAGLGEEFGLTSVLVSHDLGVVARMAGQVVVMREGEVVEAAGAAELFDAPRHPYTRRLLASVPRVGDRGLAEVAEDGTRTVRERVPVPDDAPEVVSLRDVTIDYGAHRAVGGVSLGLRRGEVLALVGESGSGKSTLAWSLAGLRAPSSGTMRLLGTDDGGTDASGTKGGGTEGGGAGGGGTDASGSGGGRVHGDLAVRARRRPPGVRRRVQLVFQNADTSLNPRRVVREAVRRPLRFFGLADRGRADDRARELIADVALDPALSDRLPGQLSGGQRQRVGIARALAGDPCVVVADEVTTALDVSVQASVLALLDDLRTERDLAFVFISHDLAVVRGIADRVAVMRDGLVVEEGPVEAVFSGPNHPYTRRLLDAVLEPRPVGHGGDGGATAGASAPDGDPAAVPEDRAAAPDPEWIDLGGGHRIRRWTVDADDTADKRP
- a CDS encoding ABC transporter permease; protein product: MSESPHGAARPAETTGATGATGATNAAGAAGAARPAGTVRTTLRSLARSTPAVVGLSLVALHVLLALLAPLLTPYSPTANVPDSALLGASADHWAGTDAYGRDVLSRVLYGGRYALMVSFAATACAVALGTVVGCAAALKGGWLDDALMRVLDAILAIPPILALLVVVTVLGAGPSVIVLAVTVVYAPQVVRVVRAAALGVAPLDYVTAARARGERTVSILVREVLPNIAHVVSVEFAMRASWVVLLISSLSFLGFGANPPTPDWGLMVAENRTAMVVVPWATLAPIIALATLVVGLNLSADGLSRAWGVDRVKESS
- a CDS encoding ABC transporter permease; translated protein: MLLYISRRLLSAVVTVLLASVIVFAAVQLLPGDVATQVLGQDATPDAVAALREQMGLNRPAVLRFVDWITGAVRGDFGVSLVSGEPVAPTLWLHLRNTMLIAVATIAVAVTSSIVLGVVAGLYRDRWPDTVISTLTLVGMSVPEFVVATLLVLALSITVPVLPAVVLDEASAPVVDLLPAVVLPTIALSVVMTAYIVRMTRTSVIDVMASEFVTTARLKGLGTGRVVVRHALPSALLPTLNVIAMNVAWLVGGVAVVENVFNYPGVGRMLLEAVHNRDLPVLQAIAVVSAAVYVLCNLAADLGAMALNPRLRTGERSAR
- a CDS encoding ABC transporter substrate-binding protein produces the protein MPRSPGAEGAPPRIPRRTALLGGAGALGAAALLPGCTASGPRAAPALPEAAATGTTADGGVLRMARPPASQAETLDPASSLSAYEYLGALYSRLVRMDAEGHTAPDLATEWESDDAGLVWTFRLRDGVRFHDGRRFTSADAAYTLRRIVDPDLASPQGTVLGPLIDPSRVHTPEPGVLVVELTTPNFEFPALLTNYNCYVVPDGDGNTIGSTGIGTGPFRLDSFSPGGRGRIVAYDDHWEGPPALDAIEMFSMTDIQARTNALLAGQVDLISQTNLDFATARVVEASDRATIARSVNAQWYVLPMLTTAEPFTDVRVRRAMKLAYDPRHVIDVALQGTGVPGNDNPVPPGTPYWTDYAVERDPDRARALLAEAGHEGLSVELYTSGYDPVFTPMALAYRDSVAEAGIDITVRNTSADSYYTQIWMQKPLMSTYWYTGRPADQLLNQVFRSGSSYNETAWANDAFDGLLDAARATADEDRRRTLYQDAQRMVVDEGGAMTPMFADRLVGISRDVLNYHESGFEFDYLNIGLRP